The uncultured Cohaesibacter sp. region GTAAATCGACCCTTCTACGCTGCATTAATGCGTTGGAGACGATTACCGGCGGAGACCTGATTGTTGACGGGTTGAGCGTCAAGGGCAATGCGCGGCAATTGCGCGAAATCCGGCAAGAGGCCGGCATGGTGTTCCAGCAGTTCAATCTGTTCCCGCAATTGACAGCTCTCAAGAATGTTGCCTTCGGGCCAAGGCAAGTGCGCCATCTTTCCCAGTCAGAGGCCGAGAGCGTTGCCAGAGATCTACTCAAGAAGGTTGGACTGGAAGACAAGGCCAACCATTTGCCATCGGAGCTGTCTGGCGGTCAGCAGCAGCGCGTGGCCATTGCCCGTGCCCTGGCTGTCAAACCCAAGGTCATGCTGTTTGACGAGCCAACCTCTGCGCTTGATCCAGAACTCAAGCATGAAGTGCTCAGTGTGATGCAACAATTGGCCGAAGAAGGCATGACCATGGTTGTGGTCACCCACGAAATGGCTTTTGCGAAAAAGGTCGGGTCGCGGCTCATCTTCATGGAGCATGGCAAGATCGCCGTCGATGGTCATCCCCGCGAAGTGATTGACAATCCGCCCAATGATCGCATGAAGGACTTCTTGCACCATGTCGAATAAGCCCCGCGATCTGGGCAGGATAGAAGCCACAGGAACACCGTTTCAGATTGGATATCGCCTTGGAAAAGAAGGGCGCAAGAGTGTGCACGAACACCTGCTCTCAAGCGATATCTGGGAGCAAGTAACTGCAAAGGCAGAAGCTGGAAAAGTTCAACAGATGAGCCGGATGGTTCAAGAGCAATTTCCTCACATCTGGGAAGAGCTGGAAGGCCTAGCCGAGGGGCTGGAATTGCCGCTTGATCAGGTTGTGGCGTGGAATTGTCGCGGCGACCTGCTTGCCTCAGTGCCCGATGGCTGCACCACGGTCGCTTTACCCGGAGACTATCCTATCGTGGCACACAATGAAGATGGCTTGCCCTTCTTTCGCGGGGCCTGCTTTCTGGCCGATATCAGGCCTGATGAAGGACCGGCCTTTACTTCATTCTGCTACCCTGGCTCAATTCCCGGCCACACATTTGCCATCACCGAAACAGGGATGGTTCAGACCGTCAACAATTTGCGTATGGTGGAAGCCCCGTGTGGCATGCCGCGTATGGTGATCGGGCGCGCCATGCTGGCCTGCACAAACATCGAATGCGCGTTGGAAATGCTGCATAGCGTTCCGACCAGTGGAGGATTCCACGTTCTGCTTGGACAACGTGACCAAGGGGCCAACATGCGCCTTGTTTCCATCGAATTTGGATCGGGCACGCTGGCAACGAAGGAAATATCCACTCCCTTTGCTCATGCGAATCATGCTCTCCTCATTGCCAAACGTCAGATCGTGACTGAGTCATCACGCGACAGACAAAAACGCGCTCAAGACCTTCTGACAGAGAAAGATGCGTTGCCATTGGCTATATTGCGCGATACCGACGGGCAAGGCCTGCCCATAAGGCGGGACCAGCCAGACGACCCTGACAATGAGAATACGTTGGCGACCGGCCTATTTGAGTTTTGTGAAGACAAGGTGAAGTGGACAATTTATGACACCCTCTCAGACGACAGCTTCTACACCAACAGGTGAGAATGGCCTGCCGCCTTCGACCATCGAGGGGCTGCGGGACTTGATGATCAAGGTTGGCCGAGGCCAGAGTGATATTCACCTCGGCCCCAAGGCGCTGGCAGCCTTGGGCAAAATCCTCAATCTTCAGGGAGACCCTGCACTATTCTCAATCACCTCACTCGCAGAGCGTCTCGAGGTCAATGCCTCAACCATAACCCGGCTGGCGCGCAATCTTGGCTATCCCGGCTTTGGCGCCTTTCAAGAGGTTTTGATCAAGGCCTCGATATCCTCGCCGGGAGAGTTTTATTCCAAAAAGGCACAACAAACCCTGCAAAGCGGTGATAAGCCCAGCCTCTCCAAGGTTTCCCAACTGTGCCATGAGAGCCAAGCCAACACAGATCGCCTGATTGAGAGCTTTGATACCGCTGCATTCGATCATGCAGTGTCCATGATCACCAACGCGCCGCGCATTGGCCTCTATGGAATTCGGCAGTTTCATGCCTTTGCGAGTTTTCTTACCTATGGCCTGAGGATGATCCGTGCGGATGTCAATTTGTTGGACAGCAACGCCTTGGGGTTGGCTGAAGGCATGGCCCAATATTCATCCGAAGACTTATTGATAGCGGGCAGCTGCGCGCCGTACTCCGTTCAAACCGTCAAGGCGGTGGAAGCGGCCCATGAATATGGCATGCAGACACTGGTCATCACCGATTCACCCGCGTCGCCTCTCGTCAAATTTTCTGATGAAGCGCTCTTTTCTCCCCATCAGACGAGCTTTATTTCAAACTCCATCTCAACCTTCATGCTTTTGGCTGAATGCATTATCAATGGCTGTGCCGCTGCAACTCCAGACGCAACTCAAAAAGCACTTGAGGACAGGGACCGACTGATAAAGCTGATGCAGATCGAAATGTAGAAATTAAGCTGCCTGCGGGCCAAGATTTATTGTCCCAAAATCCAACGCGATCAGGAGAATAGAAATCGTCTCCTAAATGACAAAAGCCCTCGCAATTAAGAAAATTGCGAGGGCTTTTAGCAAACGATTGGTACGCCCTACGGGACTCGAACCCGTGTTACCGCCGTGAAAGGGCGGCGTCCTAACCGCTAGACGAAGGGCGCTCATCAATCGGTGAGGCGGTTTATAGGGAGCTTTGTGTCAAAGCGCAAGAGACGATTTTGACGAATCTGTGAATATTCATTGCCCCTGTGGAATAAACTCGATCCGGCGGCTCACAGTACCGGATTTCTTGTCGACCATCATCAGGGATGTCCTGTCTTCTCCATCCACCAGAAGATAGATCGTGCCATTCTCGACAATCATCGAGCGCACGCTTTCACCGGCCTTTAATTGATTACCCACAATGACCGGATCGCCTTGACCATTCTCTGCACTTTCATTATTGGCTACGCTCTTGTAGATAATAACACCAAGAATGGAAAAGATACCAAGCCCCATGATCAGGATTGAAGAGACAACCATCATGCGGATCTTGCGTTGAACATCCAGCATTTCCGGGCTCTGAAAGGACTCATCGCCGGGCATTTGTTCGTCGGGAGTTTGTTGCACCATGTCTGACTCTTGTTTTGATAGTGAAAATGAAATCCTGTCTTTCCTC contains the following coding sequences:
- the glnQ gene encoding glutamine ABC transporter ATP-binding protein GlnQ, which codes for MSIIEFHKTSKAFGPLTVLDEVDLNIDAGEVVVLVGPSGSGKSTLLRCINALETITGGDLIVDGLSVKGNARQLREIRQEAGMVFQQFNLFPQLTALKNVAFGPRQVRHLSQSEAESVARDLLKKVGLEDKANHLPSELSGGQQQRVAIARALAVKPKVMLFDEPTSALDPELKHEVLSVMQQLAEEGMTMVVVTHEMAFAKKVGSRLIFMEHGKIAVDGHPREVIDNPPNDRMKDFLHHVE
- a CDS encoding MurR/RpiR family transcriptional regulator, whose translation is MTPSQTTASTPTGENGLPPSTIEGLRDLMIKVGRGQSDIHLGPKALAALGKILNLQGDPALFSITSLAERLEVNASTITRLARNLGYPGFGAFQEVLIKASISSPGEFYSKKAQQTLQSGDKPSLSKVSQLCHESQANTDRLIESFDTAAFDHAVSMITNAPRIGLYGIRQFHAFASFLTYGLRMIRADVNLLDSNALGLAEGMAQYSSEDLLIAGSCAPYSVQTVKAVEAAHEYGMQTLVITDSPASPLVKFSDEALFSPHQTSFISNSISTFMLLAECIINGCAAATPDATQKALEDRDRLIKLMQIEM
- a CDS encoding C45 family peptidase, producing MSNKPRDLGRIEATGTPFQIGYRLGKEGRKSVHEHLLSSDIWEQVTAKAEAGKVQQMSRMVQEQFPHIWEELEGLAEGLELPLDQVVAWNCRGDLLASVPDGCTTVALPGDYPIVAHNEDGLPFFRGACFLADIRPDEGPAFTSFCYPGSIPGHTFAITETGMVQTVNNLRMVEAPCGMPRMVIGRAMLACTNIECALEMLHSVPTSGGFHVLLGQRDQGANMRLVSIEFGSGTLATKEISTPFAHANHALLIAKRQIVTESSRDRQKRAQDLLTEKDALPLAILRDTDGQGLPIRRDQPDDPDNENTLATGLFEFCEDKVKWTIYDTLSDDSFYTNR